A genomic window from Candidatus Denitrolinea symbiosum includes:
- a CDS encoding lipopolysaccharide biosynthesis protein, translating into MNSLLSKLKSDSLFARVLRNSGYLFSSSFVSAALGFVQGILIVRLLGIESYGALTAVMLFASNVNRLLSFRMSEVTVKYLGEALALDDKPRAAALAKWIGVGETFTSIFAYLVLFFLAAWFAHDAALVGYYRFYGLFLLANLVYETSTGVLQSTDKFKRVAFANLLQSVVTILIVALAFFMRWGMFEILVAYLAGKTLAAAVVTFSALGALNRKLGRGWVRAPFSLLPDWKSIARFAVSTNVNGTVNLFTRDNVPLYIKYFVSDTALGYFRLATSLINLVMLPIEPFIWPTYAEITKTIAQKQWDATRRLLKQVSLVGGVWTLLAGAGLATLGWWFIPFAYEVEAAPVIVCVLILLVGYGAANIANWNRPLLLALGRPNVPLVVAAVTGVAELALIVLLVPSGGYLVAAAIFSAYLAVSILVNISIGLSDINRQSRVEIGT; encoded by the coding sequence GTGAATTCCCTCCTCTCCAAACTCAAATCCGACTCGCTCTTCGCCCGAGTCCTCCGCAACAGCGGATATCTCTTTTCCAGCAGTTTCGTCTCTGCCGCGCTGGGATTCGTGCAGGGGATTCTCATCGTCCGCCTGCTGGGGATCGAGTCGTACGGCGCGCTGACCGCCGTCATGCTGTTCGCCTCGAACGTGAACCGCCTGCTCTCGTTCCGCATGAGCGAGGTGACGGTGAAATACCTCGGCGAGGCGCTCGCCCTCGACGACAAACCCCGCGCCGCCGCGCTCGCCAAGTGGATCGGCGTCGGCGAGACGTTCACTTCGATATTTGCCTATCTCGTCCTGTTTTTCCTCGCAGCCTGGTTCGCGCACGACGCGGCGCTGGTCGGCTACTATCGCTTCTACGGACTCTTCCTGCTCGCCAACCTCGTCTACGAAACCTCCACGGGCGTTTTGCAATCCACCGACAAATTCAAGCGCGTGGCTTTCGCCAACCTGCTGCAAAGCGTCGTCACCATCCTGATCGTCGCGCTGGCGTTTTTCATGCGTTGGGGGATGTTCGAGATTCTCGTCGCGTACCTCGCGGGCAAGACGCTGGCCGCGGCGGTCGTGACCTTCTCCGCGCTGGGCGCGCTGAACCGCAAACTGGGACGCGGCTGGGTCCGCGCGCCGTTCAGCCTGCTCCCCGATTGGAAGTCCATCGCGCGCTTCGCTGTCAGCACGAACGTCAACGGAACGGTGAACCTGTTCACGCGCGATAACGTCCCGCTTTACATTAAATATTTCGTGTCCGATACCGCGCTGGGATATTTCCGACTCGCCACGAGCCTGATCAACCTCGTCATGCTGCCCATCGAGCCGTTCATCTGGCCCACCTACGCCGAGATCACAAAGACCATCGCGCAGAAACAATGGGACGCGACCCGCCGCCTGCTCAAACAGGTCAGTCTCGTCGGCGGCGTCTGGACCCTGCTGGCGGGCGCGGGGCTGGCGACTCTCGGCTGGTGGTTCATCCCGTTCGCGTACGAAGTGGAAGCCGCGCCCGTCATCGTCTGCGTGTTGATCCTGCTCGTCGGCTATGGCGCGGCGAACATCGCCAATTGGAATCGTCCGCTCCTGCTGGCGCTCGGACGTCCCAACGTCCCGCTCGTCGTCGCGGCCGTCACGGGCGTGGCCGAACTCGCTCTCATCGTCCTGCTCGTCCCTTCGGGCGGATACCTCGTCGCCGCGGCGATCTTCTCGGCGTACCTCGCCGTCTCCATCCTCGTCAACATCTCGATTGGACTGTCCGACATCAATCGTCAATCACGAGTGGAGATTGGTACTTGA
- a CDS encoding ATPase: MYIKRHLLDALKAHLSKKEISLIIGPRQAGKTTLMMLLKEHVEVQGKRTVAFNLDIENDRQFFQSQETLLQKIALELGKDGGYVFIDEIQRKENAGLFLKGLYDMNLPHKFIASGSGSLELKEKIHESLAGRKRVFELSTLDFIEFANFKTEYRYENDLREFLALEKQKRQNLLEEYMSFGGYPRVALEDTVVEKRRIIAELYQSYLERDISFLLGVQKTDRFTALTRLMASQVGQLAAISEIANTLNINAATVNNYLWLMEKTFLLHRVTPFFKNVRKELTKTPVFYFHDLGMRNYALGSYGMPLSPSEGGFLFQNLVHNLLWGKISDTSHQVHHWRTTDKAEVNFVLDKNTEAVPVEVKYRSLNTPESSRSFQSFVSAYHPRAGYIVHLGDDMEKQINSTQTHYVNWSKLIFEEL; this comes from the coding sequence ATGTACATAAAAAGACACCTCCTCGATGCCCTGAAAGCGCATTTATCCAAAAAGGAAATCAGCCTGATCATCGGGCCGCGCCAGGCGGGAAAAACCACTTTAATGATGCTTTTGAAGGAACACGTCGAAGTGCAGGGAAAAAGAACGGTCGCTTTTAACCTTGACATTGAAAATGATCGTCAATTCTTCCAATCACAGGAAACCCTGCTTCAAAAGATCGCGCTGGAATTGGGCAAAGACGGCGGCTACGTTTTCATTGATGAGATCCAGCGAAAAGAAAACGCAGGCCTGTTTTTGAAGGGCCTGTACGACATGAACCTGCCGCACAAATTCATCGCATCGGGATCGGGATCGCTCGAACTCAAGGAGAAGATCCACGAGTCGCTTGCGGGACGAAAACGCGTCTTCGAATTGTCCACGCTTGATTTTATCGAATTCGCCAATTTCAAGACAGAGTATAGATACGAAAATGACCTGCGCGAATTTCTCGCGCTCGAAAAACAAAAGCGCCAGAACCTGCTCGAGGAATACATGAGTTTTGGCGGTTATCCGCGCGTCGCGCTGGAGGATACTGTCGTCGAAAAACGCAGGATCATCGCGGAACTTTACCAGAGTTACCTGGAGCGCGATATTTCCTTCCTTCTTGGCGTACAGAAAACGGATCGCTTCACGGCGTTGACCAGGCTGATGGCTTCACAAGTGGGACAATTGGCTGCCATTTCGGAGATCGCCAATACGCTCAACATCAACGCCGCCACAGTCAATAACTACTTGTGGCTTATGGAAAAGACCTTCCTGCTTCATCGGGTGACGCCATTCTTCAAAAACGTTCGGAAGGAATTGACCAAAACGCCCGTATTCTATTTTCACGATCTGGGGATGAGGAACTATGCGCTCGGATCGTATGGGATGCCCTTGTCGCCGTCCGAGGGCGGGTTCCTGTTCCAGAACCTCGTCCATAACCTGCTTTGGGGAAAAATCTCGGACACGTCGCATCAAGTCCATCATTGGCGCACCACCGACAAAGCCGAGGTGAATTTTGTGCTGGACAAAAACACGGAAGCGGTTCCAGTGGAAGTGAAATATCGTTCGCTAAATACGCCCGAATCAAGTCGGTCGTTTCAAAGTTTTGTCTCCGCGTATCATCCGCGCGCCGGCTATATTGTTCACCTGGGGGACGACATGGAAAAACAGATCAACTCCACTCAAACGCATTACGTGAACTGGTCGAAGTTGATATTCGAAGAGTTGTGA
- a CDS encoding nucleotide sugar epimerase: MAHYLVTGAAGFIGARTSEILIEQGHTVVGVDNLNDAYDVRIKEFRLRKLQALDGFEFVRDDISDRGILNRQSPITDRPFDAVINLAARAGVRYSVSDPWTFLNSNVLGTLNMLELCRQTGCGKFLLASTSSIYGANPPYPTPETASSSEPLQPYAASKKGAEVLAHSYHYLHNIDVSVVRYFTVYGPAGRPDLAMFRFVQWISEGRPVLVNGDGKQSRGFTFVDDIARGTIAALKPLGFEIVNLGGHEVISINDLIGLTEEVVGKSAQVQYGPPNLADMFQNWADVSKARQLLGWQPQVGLREGMERLVEWYRAEREWAKDIVTA, encoded by the coding sequence ATGGCGCATTATCTGGTAACTGGCGCGGCGGGATTCATCGGCGCGCGGACGAGCGAAATTCTCATCGAGCAGGGACACACCGTCGTCGGCGTGGACAACCTGAACGACGCGTACGACGTCCGCATCAAGGAGTTCCGCCTTCGCAAACTGCAAGCGCTGGACGGCTTCGAATTCGTCCGCGACGATATTTCCGACCGCGGAATTCTTAATCGCCAATCTCCAATTACCGATCGCCCCTTCGACGCGGTAATTAATCTCGCCGCCCGCGCGGGCGTGCGTTACAGCGTCAGCGATCCGTGGACGTTTCTCAATTCAAACGTCCTCGGGACGCTCAACATGCTCGAACTCTGCCGCCAGACTGGGTGCGGAAAATTCCTGCTCGCCTCCACTTCGAGCATCTACGGCGCGAACCCGCCCTACCCGACTCCCGAAACCGCCTCGAGCAGCGAGCCGCTCCAGCCGTACGCGGCCAGCAAAAAGGGAGCGGAAGTCCTCGCGCACTCATATCATTATCTGCACAACATTGATGTGAGCGTCGTCCGCTATTTCACCGTCTACGGGCCCGCGGGACGTCCCGACCTGGCGATGTTCCGCTTCGTGCAGTGGATCAGCGAGGGACGCCCCGTGCTGGTCAACGGCGACGGGAAGCAGTCGCGCGGCTTCACCTTCGTGGACGACATCGCGCGCGGCACCATCGCCGCGTTGAAACCGCTCGGATTCGAGATCGTCAACCTCGGCGGGCATGAAGTCATCAGCATCAACGACCTGATCGGGTTGACGGAGGAAGTCGTGGGCAAGTCCGCGCAGGTCCAGTATGGACCGCCGAACCTCGCGGATATGTTCCAGAATTGGGCGGACGTCTCGAAGGCGCGGCAATTGCTCGGTTGGCAGCCCCAGGTCGGCTTGCGCGAGGGGATGGAGAGACTCGTCGAGTGGTACCGCGCCGAGCGTGAGTGGGCGAAGGATATTGTGACCGCGTAG
- a CDS encoding UDP-N-acetyl-D-glucosamine dehydrogenase codes for MTTKDILIKKLQDKSAEIAILGLGYVGLPLAVVFGEAGFKVTGVDPDARKVDLLNNGESYIPDVKTEAVAALVKAGRLKATTDFSVLEKMDAVSICVPTPLRKTGDPDMSFIVAATEELAKYVHQGMVVVLESTTYPGTTRELLLPKLGVEHGLTVGEDWFLAFSPERVDPGRQDFTTINTPKIIGGITENCGEVASAWYTGAIQTVHHVSSTEAAEMAKLLENTFRMINIGMVNEMAIMCERLGVDVWEVIEAAATKPFGFMKFTPGPGLGGHCIPIDPLYLSWKMRAVNYNARFIELASEINTNMPRYVVGRMLEAMNDRGILLKGSRVLVLGAAYKPDIDDVRESPALDVIGLLQKKGAQVEYHDPYIPHLHHEYDGWQMDSVRDVMQAVRESDAVVIVTNHKVYDYAAIIREAKFVFDTRNATGKIAKGNGKVVRL; via the coding sequence ATGACCACCAAAGATATTCTCATCAAGAAACTGCAAGACAAATCCGCCGAAATCGCCATTTTGGGACTCGGCTATGTCGGCCTGCCGCTGGCGGTGGTGTTCGGCGAGGCGGGATTCAAAGTGACGGGCGTGGATCCCGACGCGCGGAAGGTGGATCTGCTCAATAATGGCGAGTCGTACATCCCCGACGTCAAGACCGAGGCGGTGGCCGCGCTCGTCAAGGCGGGACGCCTGAAAGCCACGACGGATTTTTCCGTGCTGGAGAAGATGGACGCGGTCAGCATCTGCGTGCCGACGCCGCTCCGCAAGACGGGCGACCCCGACATGTCGTTCATCGTCGCGGCGACGGAGGAACTGGCGAAATACGTGCATCAGGGCATGGTGGTCGTGCTGGAGTCCACCACCTATCCCGGCACGACGCGGGAATTGCTGCTGCCCAAACTCGGCGTCGAACACGGGCTGACGGTGGGCGAGGACTGGTTCCTGGCTTTTTCGCCCGAGCGCGTGGACCCCGGACGCCAGGACTTCACCACTATCAATACCCCGAAGATAATCGGCGGCATCACCGAGAATTGCGGCGAGGTGGCTTCGGCCTGGTACACGGGCGCGATCCAGACCGTCCATCACGTCTCGTCCACCGAGGCGGCGGAGATGGCGAAACTGCTGGAGAACACCTTCCGCATGATCAACATCGGCATGGTCAACGAGATGGCGATCATGTGCGAACGCCTCGGCGTGGACGTGTGGGAGGTGATCGAAGCCGCGGCGACGAAACCCTTTGGCTTCATGAAGTTCACGCCGGGACCCGGGCTGGGCGGTCACTGCATCCCGATTGACCCGCTTTATCTTTCCTGGAAGATGAGGGCGGTCAACTATAACGCGCGCTTCATCGAACTCGCGTCCGAGATCAATACCAACATGCCGCGTTACGTGGTCGGCCGCATGTTGGAAGCGATGAACGACCGCGGCATCCTGCTCAAGGGAAGCCGCGTCCTCGTCCTCGGCGCGGCGTACAAACCCGATATTGACGACGTGCGCGAGTCCCCCGCGCTGGATGTGATCGGCCTGCTCCAGAAGAAGGGCGCGCAAGTCGAATATCACGACCCGTACATTCCGCATCTCCACCACGAATACGACGGCTGGCAGATGGACAGCGTGCGGGACGTGATGCAGGCCGTCCGCGAATCTGACGCGGTGGTGATCGTCACGAATCACAAAGTCTACGATTACGCCGCGATCATCCGCGAGGCGAAGTTCGTCTTCGACACGCGCAACGCGACGGGCAAGATCGCGAAGGGAAACGGGAAGGTGGTCAGGCTTTAA
- a CDS encoding uracil-DNA glycosylase (UDG) family 4 has protein sequence MSAEETLKQIAAEVSVCTDCALHKTRKKSVPGEGPADSEIMFVGEGPGVNENEQGRPFVGAAGNFLNQLLAQAGLERADVWIGNVVKCRPPDNRDPLPEELAACDVYLERQIAAINPKIIVTLGRFSMGKFMPGAKISAVHGQMRKIGNRFVIAMFHPAAALHNVNIKPQILADFAKLPQLLDVARKELARMTPVQAAAEEPKEDPKQLSLF, from the coding sequence ATGAGCGCAGAAGAGACGTTGAAGCAGATCGCCGCCGAGGTGTCGGTCTGCACGGACTGCGCGCTGCACAAGACGCGCAAGAAGTCTGTGCCGGGCGAGGGGCCTGCGGACAGCGAGATCATGTTCGTCGGCGAGGGGCCGGGCGTCAACGAGAATGAGCAGGGACGTCCTTTTGTGGGCGCGGCGGGAAATTTTCTGAATCAGTTGCTGGCGCAGGCGGGGCTGGAGCGCGCGGATGTGTGGATCGGCAACGTGGTGAAGTGCCGTCCGCCCGATAACCGCGATCCGCTGCCCGAGGAACTCGCGGCGTGCGACGTTTATCTGGAACGCCAGATCGCGGCCATCAACCCGAAGATCATCGTCACGCTGGGACGGTTTTCGATGGGCAAGTTTATGCCGGGCGCGAAGATCAGCGCGGTGCATGGACAGATGCGCAAGATCGGGAATCGCTTCGTGATCGCCATGTTCCATCCCGCGGCGGCGCTGCACAACGTCAACATCAAACCGCAGATCCTGGCCGATTTCGCCAAACTGCCGCAATTGCTGGATGTGGCGCGGAAGGAGTTGGCGAGGATGACGCCAGTTCAAGCGGCGGCGGAGGAGCCGAAGGAAGATCCGAAGCAGTTGAGTTTGTTTTGA
- a CDS encoding ribosomal-protein-alanine N-acetyltransferase, which yields MIEIRKMKVEDIPEVVEIDRSSFTLPWTERSFKYEVTENNAARCWVTEVDGQIAAMLVLWIIVDEAHIATIATHPHFRRRGFAKKMLIHALAAAREEGATKALLEVRARHVVAQKIYCDIGFAEVGRRPMYYRDNGEDAVLMTMDDLGGLTVAEAK from the coding sequence ATGATCGAGATACGAAAAATGAAAGTGGAGGACATTCCCGAAGTTGTGGAGATTGACCGCAGTTCGTTCACGCTCCCGTGGACGGAACGCTCCTTTAAATACGAAGTGACGGAGAACAACGCGGCGCGCTGCTGGGTGACGGAGGTGGACGGACAGATAGCCGCCATGCTGGTGTTGTGGATCATCGTGGACGAGGCGCACATCGCCACGATCGCCACGCATCCGCATTTTCGGCGGCGCGGGTTCGCGAAGAAGATGCTGATCCACGCGCTGGCCGCGGCGCGCGAAGAGGGCGCAACGAAGGCGCTGCTGGAAGTACGCGCCCGTCATGTCGTCGCGCAGAAGATCTATTGCGACATCGGCTTTGCGGAGGTGGGACGCCGCCCGATGTATTATCGCGACAACGGCGAGGACGCGGTGCTGATGACGATGGACGACCTGGGCGGGTTGACAGTGGCGGAGGCGAAATGA
- a CDS encoding tRNA (adenosine(37)-N6)-threonylcarbamoyltransferase complex dimerization subunit type 1 TsaB, partial — MLLAIDTSTAQLGLALYDGATVAAELTWTSRARHTVELAPALSGLLERVGLTMDGLSALAVAIGPGSFTSLRVGLAFVKGLALARKLPVVGVPTLDAVAAAVPVQALPLAAVIQAGRGRIAVGWYRASENGWQAEDQAEATTADKLAESIQHPTLVVGELDAEERQRLARKRKNIQLVSPALSVRRPALLAELAWNRWQAGHADDLASLAPIYLHVEGGPS, encoded by the coding sequence ATGCTCCTCGCCATTGACACCTCCACCGCCCAATTGGGACTCGCTCTATACGACGGCGCGACGGTCGCGGCTGAACTGACCTGGACTTCGCGCGCCCGTCACACTGTGGAACTAGCCCCGGCTCTCTCCGGACTTTTGGAGCGCGTCGGGCTGACGATGGACGGCCTCTCCGCCCTGGCGGTGGCCATCGGTCCCGGCTCGTTCACCAGCCTGCGCGTGGGACTGGCCTTCGTGAAAGGACTCGCCCTCGCGCGCAAACTGCCCGTCGTCGGCGTGCCAACGCTGGACGCGGTCGCGGCGGCTGTGCCGGTGCAGGCGCTTCCGCTGGCGGCCGTCATCCAGGCCGGGCGCGGACGGATCGCCGTCGGGTGGTACCGCGCGTCCGAAAACGGGTGGCAGGCCGAAGATCAGGCGGAAGCGACGACGGCGGATAAACTCGCGGAGTCCATCCAGCATCCCACCTTGGTCGTCGGCGAGTTGGACGCGGAGGAACGTCAACGGCTGGCGCGGAAGCGGAAGAACATCCAATTGGTTTCCCCCGCGCTGTCGGTGCGGCGTCCCGCTTTATTGGCGGAACTGGCGTGGAACCGCTGGCAGGCTGGTCACGCGGACGATCTCGCTTCGCTGGCGCCGATCTATTTACACGTCGAAGGAGGGCCGTCATGA
- a CDS encoding tRNA (adenosine(37)-N6)-threonylcarbamoyltransferase complex ATPase subunit type 1 TsaE translates to MPILDAHSLDFISKSAEQTRRIGIRLGGLLRRGDLVCLQGELGAGKTTLAQGLAQGWGALDSVSSPTFVLVNIYRRADEARFFHMDAYRLASAAEGAELDLDAMLDAGLLLVEWAERVQQILPDERLWIALEHVGEEHRQMHFSARGKRYDALLADLRRSMFGVA, encoded by the coding sequence ATGCCCATTCTCGACGCGCACAGCCTCGACTTCATCAGCAAGAGCGCCGAACAAACGCGCCGCATCGGAATCCGTCTTGGCGGGCTTCTGCGGCGCGGCGACCTCGTTTGCTTGCAAGGCGAACTCGGCGCGGGAAAGACCACGCTGGCGCAGGGTTTGGCGCAGGGATGGGGCGCGCTGGATTCGGTCTCCAGTCCCACCTTTGTTTTGGTCAACATCTATCGCCGCGCGGACGAAGCGCGCTTTTTCCACATGGACGCCTACCGCCTCGCCTCCGCCGCCGAGGGCGCGGAACTCGACCTCGACGCGATGCTCGACGCGGGACTGCTCCTCGTCGAGTGGGCGGAGCGCGTCCAGCAAATCCTGCCGGACGAACGCTTGTGGATCGCGCTCGAACACGTCGGCGAGGAACATCGTCAAATGCATTTCTCGGCGCGCGGCAAACGCTACGACGCGCTGCTCGCCGACCTGCGCCGGTCCATGTTTGGAGTCGCGTGA
- a CDS encoding galactosyldiacylglycerol synthase: MKKPHILVLFSDTGGGHRSASEAIIEALGLEFGDSVSAEMVDFFKDYAPIPFNKMPELYPKMVKAPRLWGAGFYATDGRARARMLTAAFRPYGVRAAKKLLAGHPSDAIVTTHLGANSMGLWALGRNRTRRFITVVTDPVTTHALWFDKRADLILVPTEYARERAIEYHMPPEKVFVVGQPVSDRYCAPPGDKRALREKLGWPQDKTIALLIGGGDGMGPLERNAAAIDESGLDLGLVIVAGRNEKLRKKFEARRWNIPTRVYGFTRDLPDFMRAADAVITKAGPGTIAEALIAGLPIILNARLPGQEDGNVTFVQKERVGVWAPRSDRVVNALKKWIENPEERERFAENCRRAARPESARLIARFIGSQVGLCEEPLIAA; the protein is encoded by the coding sequence ATGAAAAAGCCGCATATCCTCGTCCTCTTTTCCGACACAGGAGGCGGACACCGTTCCGCCAGCGAAGCCATCATCGAAGCCCTCGGACTCGAATTCGGCGATTCCGTCAGCGCGGAGATGGTGGATTTCTTCAAAGATTACGCGCCCATCCCGTTCAATAAAATGCCTGAACTGTATCCGAAGATGGTGAAGGCCCCGCGCCTGTGGGGGGCGGGGTTTTACGCCACCGACGGGCGGGCGCGGGCGCGCATGTTGACCGCCGCGTTCCGTCCGTATGGCGTCCGCGCCGCAAAGAAACTGCTCGCCGGCCATCCCAGCGACGCGATCGTGACGACGCACCTCGGCGCGAATTCAATGGGATTGTGGGCGCTGGGACGAAATCGCACGCGGCGCTTTATCACCGTCGTCACCGACCCCGTCACCACGCACGCGCTCTGGTTCGATAAACGCGCCGACCTGATCCTCGTCCCCACCGAATACGCGCGCGAGCGCGCCATCGAATATCACATGCCGCCCGAAAAAGTGTTCGTCGTCGGGCAGCCCGTCTCGGACCGTTACTGCGCGCCGCCTGGCGACAAACGCGCGCTGCGCGAAAAACTGGGCTGGCCGCAGGATAAGACAATCGCCCTGCTGATCGGCGGCGGCGACGGGATGGGTCCGCTCGAACGCAACGCCGCGGCCATTGACGAATCCGGGCTGGACCTCGGGCTGGTCATCGTCGCGGGGCGGAACGAAAAACTGCGGAAGAAATTCGAGGCGCGGCGCTGGAACATCCCGACGCGCGTCTACGGCTTCACGCGCGACCTGCCCGACTTCATGCGCGCCGCCGACGCGGTGATCACCAAAGCCGGGCCGGGGACGATTGCCGAGGCGCTCATCGCGGGCCTGCCCATCATCCTGAACGCGCGCCTGCCCGGGCAGGAGGATGGCAACGTCACCTTCGTCCAGAAAGAACGCGTGGGCGTGTGGGCGCCGCGCTCCGACCGCGTGGTGAATGCCTTAAAAAAATGGATCGAAAACCCCGAAGAGCGCGAACGCTTCGCGGAAAACTGCCGCCGCGCGGCGCGTCCCGAATCGGCGCGGCTGATCGCGCGCTTCATCGGCTCGCAGGTGGGGCTGTGCGAGGAACCGTTAATCGCCGCGTAG
- a CDS encoding adenine phosphoribosyltransferase, with translation MPRETYDIEIAGIKRQLPLFEIKPGLRIAILNILGDTELVQACARELGKILKDREFDVLVTAEAKSIPLIHALSVETNKPYIVLRKTYKPYMGAALTAETLSITTGQPQLLVLDEKDHDLMKGRKVLLVDDVISTGSTLQGMKMLMEKAGATVVGEAAILTEGDRSQWMNIAALGHLPLFTD, from the coding sequence ATGCCCCGCGAAACCTACGACATCGAAATTGCCGGGATCAAACGTCAACTGCCGCTGTTCGAGATCAAGCCCGGGCTGCGCATCGCCATCCTGAACATTTTGGGCGACACGGAACTCGTCCAGGCTTGCGCGCGTGAACTGGGAAAAATATTGAAGGACAGGGAATTCGATGTGCTGGTCACGGCCGAAGCCAAGTCCATCCCGCTCATCCACGCGCTCTCCGTGGAGACGAACAAACCCTACATCGTGCTTCGTAAAACCTACAAACCCTACATGGGCGCGGCGTTGACCGCCGAGACGCTTTCCATCACCACCGGCCAGCCTCAGCTCCTCGTGCTGGACGAAAAAGACCATGACCTGATGAAGGGACGCAAAGTCCTGCTCGTGGACGACGTCATCAGCACCGGCTCCACCCTGCAAGGTATGAAGATGCTGATGGAAAAGGCGGGCGCGACGGTCGTTGGCGAGGCGGCCATCCTCACCGAGGGAGACCGCTCGCAGTGGATGAACATCGCCGCGCTGGGACACCTGCCGCTTTTCACCGATTAG
- a CDS encoding ribonuclease Z, whose amino-acid sequence MFEILFLGTSASAPSARRGLSAQIVSHNEYRFLVDCGEGTQRQILQSGIGFKRLTRILLTHGHLDHILGLGGLLSTFLRWEAIDELEIYGGRQTLDRVHDLLYGVVLRGNQPPMPLRLLEIKPGLFFEAEDFTVTAFPVTHRGPDCLGYAFETKARRPFLSEKADALGVPFGPERSRLVAGETITLADGRRVTPDEALGPLERGVKLVVVGDTGRTDDLLEAARGADALVIESTYLDEEADMAKQFSHMTARMAAELAVKAGVKKLILTHISRRYREKDVLAEAQSVFPNVSVARDFDVFQVKK is encoded by the coding sequence TTGTTCGAAATTCTTTTCCTCGGCACATCGGCTTCGGCCCCATCGGCGCGGCGCGGACTCTCGGCGCAGATCGTCAGTCACAACGAGTATCGCTTCCTTGTGGACTGCGGCGAGGGGACTCAGCGTCAGATCCTGCAATCGGGCATCGGCTTCAAACGTCTCACGCGCATCCTGCTCACGCACGGTCACCTCGACCACATCCTCGGCCTCGGCGGACTGCTGTCCACTTTTTTGCGCTGGGAGGCGATTGACGAGCTGGAGATTTACGGCGGGCGGCAGACGCTCGACCGCGTCCACGACCTGCTCTACGGCGTCGTCCTGCGCGGCAACCAGCCGCCCATGCCGCTGCGCCTGCTGGAGATCAAACCCGGCCTGTTCTTCGAGGCGGAGGACTTCACCGTCACGGCGTTCCCGGTCACGCATCGCGGCCCCGACTGTCTCGGTTACGCGTTCGAGACGAAGGCGCGGCGGCCGTTCCTTTCCGAGAAGGCGGACGCGCTGGGCGTCCCGTTCGGGCCCGAGCGCAGCCGACTGGTGGCGGGCGAGACGATCACCCTCGCGGACGGGAGACGCGTCACGCCGGACGAGGCGCTGGGTCCGCTCGAACGCGGCGTGAAACTCGTCGTGGTGGGCGATACCGGCCGGACGGACGACCTGCTCGAAGCCGCGCGCGGCGCGGACGCGCTGGTCATCGAGTCCACTTATCTCGACGAGGAGGCCGACATGGCGAAGCAGTTCTCGCACATGACGGCGCGCATGGCCGCGGAACTGGCCGTCAAAGCAGGGGTCAAGAAACTGATCCTGACGCACATCTCGCGGCGCTATCGCGAGAAGGACGTGCTGGCCGAGGCGCAGTCCGTTTTTCCCAACGTCTCGGTGGCGCGGGATTTTGACGTGTTCCAGGTGAAGAAGTAA